TCGTTAATTGCGTATTTACTAGGGCCAAATGCCTCATCAGTAGGCACAAAAACTATGATATTGTTCATCTCCTTGATTTCATCAAAAAATGAGGCTGCATTTACTAGCTTCAGAAAACTGTTATAAACGGGAGACTGGTCTAAAATCTGCATTACAGAACGTTCAAAATCTAAGGAGGTTGAGTATACAGAACCCTTTGTTTCTAACTTTGATTTAGTAGCGTTATCCCCACAGGAAATCACCAATACGCTTAAACTTAATATTCCGGAAAGTATAACCACACCCTTTTTCATATTTGTCTTTTTCATATTTTATGTCGTATAACTGTTTTATTCTAATTATTGTTTAATATTTTTTTTATAAAGTTAAACAAAATACCTTATCTTTAAAAAGTACAAGAAAATTTTTACCGGAGGTATTGCTATTTTGACCGTTGCAATAGGTAAAATGGGTACTGAGTTTGAAATATGAATATATTAAAATGATAAGCGATTGTAAATATTATAATCTTTACCAATTGATGTACAATGCTTAAGTATCGTTAAGAAACAAAAAATTAAAACTAAATTGATTTAGAATATGAGTGC
This sequence is a window from Maribacter aestuarii. Protein-coding genes within it:
- a CDS encoding fasciclin domain-containing protein, giving the protein MKKTNMKKGVVILSGILSLSVLVISCGDNATKSKLETKGSVYSTSLDFERSVMQILDQSPVYNSFLKLVNAASFFDEIKEMNNIIVFVPTDEAFGPSKYAINDLTAPDSLYRLPSILKYHFVESETDVETLISSLKIGGKPMRLKTLHGGFLALRLENNKLKILDESGTLATVSSKSIRGSNGIVYTIDKILEPRSQMNMTNSTK